Proteins encoded together in one Telopea speciosissima isolate NSW1024214 ecotype Mountain lineage chromosome 4, Tspe_v1, whole genome shotgun sequence window:
- the LOC122659993 gene encoding universal stress protein Slr1101-like isoform X2 yields the protein MATKATEKSVIVVGIDDSEHSFYALHWALDHFFVPFASNPPFKLVVVRAIFSPPSVVGFPGLGAAEVLPFVETNFKTIAAEVVEKARETCRNKLVHDVVVEVVEGDARNVLCEAVEKHHASILVVGSHGYGAIKRAVLGSVSDYCAHHAHCSVMIVKRPKIKH from the exons ATGGCGACGAAGGCGACAGAGAAATCTGTAATTGTGGTGGGAATCGACGATAGCGAGCATAGCTTCTACGCTCTCCACTGGGCTCTCGATCACTTCTTCGTCCCCTTTGCTTCCAATCCTCCTTTTAAGCTTGTTGTCGTTCGCGcaattttctctcctccttccgTTGTCGGATTTCCTGGACTTG GAGCTGCCGAAGTTTTGCCCTTCGTGGAGACAAATTTCAAGACGATAGCAGCTGAAGTTGTAGAGAAGGCGAGGGAGACCTGCAGAAATAAATTG GTGCATGATGTGGTAGTGGAAGTGGTGGAAGGAGATGCTAGGAATGTCCTCTGTGAGGCCGTGGAGAAACACCACGCATCCATATTGGTGGTGGGCAGTCATGGTTATGGAGCTATAAAAAG GGCTGTTTTGGGCAGTGTAAGTGACTACTGTGCTCACCATGCTCACTGTTCTGTGATGATTGTGAAAAGGCCCAAGATCAAGCATTAA
- the LOC122659993 gene encoding universal stress protein Slr1101-like isoform X1 — MATKATEKSVIVVGIDDSEHSFYALHWALDHFFVPFASNPPFKLVVVRAIFSPPSVVGFPGLGGAAEVLPFVETNFKTIAAEVVEKARETCRNKLVHDVVVEVVEGDARNVLCEAVEKHHASILVVGSHGYGAIKRAVLGSVSDYCAHHAHCSVMIVKRPKIKH; from the exons ATGGCGACGAAGGCGACAGAGAAATCTGTAATTGTGGTGGGAATCGACGATAGCGAGCATAGCTTCTACGCTCTCCACTGGGCTCTCGATCACTTCTTCGTCCCCTTTGCTTCCAATCCTCCTTTTAAGCTTGTTGTCGTTCGCGcaattttctctcctccttccgTTGTCGGATTTCCTGGACTTGGTG GAGCTGCCGAAGTTTTGCCCTTCGTGGAGACAAATTTCAAGACGATAGCAGCTGAAGTTGTAGAGAAGGCGAGGGAGACCTGCAGAAATAAATTG GTGCATGATGTGGTAGTGGAAGTGGTGGAAGGAGATGCTAGGAATGTCCTCTGTGAGGCCGTGGAGAAACACCACGCATCCATATTGGTGGTGGGCAGTCATGGTTATGGAGCTATAAAAAG GGCTGTTTTGGGCAGTGTAAGTGACTACTGTGCTCACCATGCTCACTGTTCTGTGATGATTGTGAAAAGGCCCAAGATCAAGCATTAA